A single Mytilus trossulus isolate FHL-02 chromosome 12, PNRI_Mtr1.1.1.hap1, whole genome shotgun sequence DNA region contains:
- the LOC134693029 gene encoding centrosomal protein 15-like, with amino-acid sequence MVVMTLNSSAENVYHDRLNEWTKREIQLSRLHEELVAKRETLVHYSMTYVESQLARRQNVKTHVNTATIRNTALLEDLESTEDRLYQEACNPPSPRLTTLQNNYWSMVKSLKPLWEQSLQKKTSLSSSRKTTGKQKPSKPKRVWKRSK; translated from the exons ATGGTAGTGATGACATTAAATAGCTCGGCTGAAAATGTGTACCATGATAGGCTGAATGAATGGACAAAAAGGGAAATACAGCTGAGTCGTCTTCATGAGGAACT TGTTGCCAAGAGGGAGACACTTGTTCATTATTCTATGACATATGTAGAAAGTCAGCTTGCCAGACGTCAGAATGTAAAAACCCATGTAAATACAGCTACAATCAGAAACACAGCGTTGTTGGAG GATTTGGAGAGCACAGAAGATCGACTTTATCAAGAAGCATGTAATCCGCCTAGCCCTAGACTAACTACATTACAG AACAATTATTGGTCAATGGTGAAGAGTCTGAAACCACTGTGGGAACAAAGTCTTCAAAAGAAAACCAGCTTGTCATCGTCTAGGAAAACAACAGGAAAACAGAAACCTTCCAAGCCTAAGAGAGTTTGGAAGAGATCAAAGTAG